CTATTGTTGTTGACAAACACAAGTTATTATTGGTTATTATGATTACCAATGTCAATAATACTGATGGGCTCAAACGGTGCTGTTTCAAGCTTCAAAGTGGTTAGGACTTCTCACAAGATTACTGAGCCTCTAGGGAGAAAGGTATACGTGGAGAGTGTATGACTGTATGTGTATTCTTCTGAGACAGGGTCACAGGGACATGGACTTTCAAGACGCTTCGCTCCCCTTTTCCTCTCCAGCTTACTGTTCTAATAAGCCCTTGAATCTCAACGGGATGCTTTATCTGTGGGACCAGAGACGGGATGATAATACTGGGACTGGCCCTGGAGTTCTTGTTGCTCATGACTTTTATGCTGAAGAAGCAGATGATCAGTGTCGGATTATACCACTCCCTCTCCCGTATAGCAAGTGCGTTAGGAGATGCATGTCTACTTCCTCTGGAGATGTTATCTATGTCGAAATATTGGAGCGAAGATTGAAGGTTTGGAAGCTGAAGAAGAGTAGCAACTCTGATGGAGAATGGTGGCAGTTGACAAGAGATGAAATCAGTATGGCCTGTGACTGTTTTCCTTTGAGGATGAACCCGTCTGATTCTGATTCGGTCTATCTATGGAGTCAACAGCACAGTTGCCTTGTATCTGGAAATTTAAGGACACAAGAGTTTACTCTTCATCAGGAAACACAGACTTGGAGTGATGGTGAAGGCTGCTGGCGCGTAAACACCTCAGATTCTAAGAATCATATGGAAGCTATATATGATCCATCTTCGGTGATCACATTATCACAGTTTGTGCTCCCACAGTGGATGGATCCACTGCCCCGCCCGCCAAATTGATCTATATCCTTCTTGGTCACTTTCTCAAAGTCTGTTCTTCAGTGTTTATGTGTTTTGTTTAGTCTGGTTAATTATAATCAGGATACTAATATGTATCGGATTTGCTATTTCGTGGTGACTCATCAAGACTTAACTTGCAGTGTGACATTAGGTTTGTGTAATATATTAATGGAAAAAGTTTGAATCGGTTTCTTTCATTTGTCATACTCGTGTGAATGACTGAGAAGCTGATGTAAGAGTGCTTGTTAAGACGAGACAAGGTTTTGTAAATGAAGGAGCCAACAATAAAATGATTACCTGAGACAGTCCTCTC
The Raphanus sativus cultivar WK10039 chromosome 1, ASM80110v3, whole genome shotgun sequence DNA segment above includes these coding regions:
- the LOC108840068 gene encoding F-box protein At1g49990-like — translated: MGSNGAVSSFKVVRTSHKITEPLGRKGHRDMDFQDASLPFSSPAYCSNKPLNLNGMLYLWDQRRDDNTGTGPGVLVAHDFYAEEADDQCRIIPLPLPYSKCVRRCMSTSSGDVIYVEILERRLKVWKLKKSSNSDGEWWQLTRDEISMACDCFPLRMNPSDSDSVYLWSQQHSCLVSGNLRTQEFTLHQETQTWSDGEGCWRVNTSDSKNHMEAIYDPSSVITLSQFVLPQWMDPLPRPPN